AGAAACAAGAGCAGGATACACATTAGGATAGAGGAGGGGGGTAAAAAAGACAACCCCCAGATTTTACTCCAATGGGGAGTGcgaaccttaaaaaaaacacctcaacagcataagcacatagactctacataaCATATAAAGTAATTGCCACAGGAAAGGGTGGTGGATGAAATCCCACAGACCCACCATTTCACGCTGGGGGGTACGAAACAGGCAGAGGCATAGGGTGGGGGGTGAGCgcatatcagtgtgtgtgtaattaagtgTATTTGTAAtggggaagggagggagagagtcAGTGAGAGAGTCAAGCTGCCCTGACCCTGATGGGAGATGTTGGTTCCACAGCAGGTGCTGAGTAGGCGAACCGAATGCAGATAGAAAGAGCTGTTTGGGTTTTTCGGCCGAAGACCTGAAACTTTCAGGCTAATCtatagtctctggtctgctctgtccaaatttctgtgcaaagctGCTAGCTTCGCCACAATGTTGTCCAGTTCCCAATCAATAGTGCCAGTGATGGTATCCAATTTGCGATCAATCTGTGCGCTCACAGCTCTACCCATTCCATCAATCAGTCCAGCCGGCCTGGTGGGGTTTTGACCGCGGTTGCCGTTGCCTTCAATTTCCGATACACCAGGGCAAtgcctaatccaatcagcaAAAGTCCTTTTATCACGATTCCGAATATGtagatgtctttttttctcccatccatccatcatgtACGCAGTGGCAAATGTTCCGGCAGGACACTCAGGATCTCCAGCTCCTGGATTACTCCTTGAGATAATTGTTTCAATAGCAATGAGAGACCAGCTGATCAAATCCATGATTTTTGTTGATTTTCGTTGATCGCAGAGCAGGGCTGAGAGAGTCTCTCAGAGACAGTAGACAAGAGAAGCGAGCAGGGAAGATAAGGGAGGGAGAGCAAGAGTCAGAgcagaaatgtaattatatCTTAGGTAATCACTTTTAGTTTGTTGATaattattaaagaaagaaacaacaagCAATTTTGTTATCTGGCAACATGTTATGACACTTGGTGCTAATTTAACCTTCAATCAAtcatctgaagtgaaagtgaagtgattgtcattgtgaaacattgcagcacagcacacaacgaaatggaCAGGATGGGTTCTGCTGTCACCAGCGGTCAACGCGCTCTGCATGGAAGTCATGCAGACTTGGGAGAACCCTCAGCTCCTCGCCTGCTGCGTACTCACACAAGCAGATGTGGCAGTCGCTCTGGCGAGAGTTTCCTGCAAGATCCAAACTTCTTGTTGGAAGCCGGTGAATCTCGCTTTTATGTTGACACTGAGATGACAGGAATCACAAAACCAGGGTCTTCATTTTCTTGTTCAGCTTGGCCTTCAGAGGGAATCACCAGATAGATCTGCTGGATCTCACTGATGTAATGATACACATGAAGAAGAACCTCTAAAGTCACACTGACTACTGTGGTCCTCACTTCATGGAGATATTCTTCCTGGCCGGGGTACTCAAGGTGTCACTGCCTCTTCTTGTTGAGGTCCAGTTGAGCTGATGAAGATCATATCAACATCTTCAACTTCATCCTCAACAATGTCTGGCATGCTGTCAGTCTTGGACAGACATGGCCAGACCAGAAGATGCTCCGTTTCCTCTGCTTCAAGCATGAGAGCAGTCGTCTCACTGGGACTGGGCTGGATGTCACCTCCAAGTCCATGTGGCACAGTGGGACATATAAAAGGTGGTGGAAGAGACTCTTGAGCAGATTTGAGCCAGATTGGATTAATTTAAGATGTAGAAGGTAGCAAATCTCCATCAAGATGAAGTCTCTTCCTTGGTCGCTCACAGAGCTAAGACCCTCCACCCTCAGACCTGTCACGTGGTGGGTAGAAGACAGGAGACAGAGCACGCATCGGTGAAGATGAGAAAACCCAAATCCAGAAACAAAACTCAACAGTTCTGATAATTACAATCACAATTACTCATATTTATCACTTCATATCACTGTCCGAGACGAGAGGCACACTTGCCGATCCCTCCGATATCTAACCATACACAGCATCATCTGCAAGGGATTTTGAAGAACCAAAATTCTTTCTGTTTTAGTGGCAACTTGTTCATTCAGTGCAGACAACCATGTCTGTCGGGGTCACAAACAATATGTGGAAGGGAATTAAGACAAAGTTCAAGAAAACTATCAAAGTAAGACCAAGTTTTGTTAAGATGTGTTTTATTGATAACACTGTACAGCTCTGATGAACAGTATACAGTAAATGTAGCCTTCACTTACAATCTTAAACAAATACAGTTCTGTTGTGCAGTCAGGACCCAAGATACCAACtcacattattaaaaagaaattataaatTAATCGCACTATGAAATAACCTACAAAATAAATATCtagtatctctctctctccattctaAAACACCCACTCTACTCATATTTAGTTCTTTCTTCTTTAATATTGAGAATTATAAGAGGCGGGTCTATCAGCCAACCAGCTGTGTGTAGTGACTTCtggatgaaaatgaaataagcataagaaatattcattttcagatatatatattttttattttcatgtatatCATGTTAACATACTGAAAACATTCAGAAATATTGTGCAAATAttactttattgatttaatagatatttttattttaaactatgtacattggaattaatttaaattacagaacccaaagaaaaacagaaacaaagctcAACAAGGCACAACTTAGTAATTAAACTACTTAAATGGCACGCTACTTTTTAAAACAGTTTATTGTATGAATTCTTAAACTattgtattaatgtattaagCTGATTTAGCagataaatataaaacacaatatgATTAATCTGGTAAAATTAAacaatgcaaacacaatacTCTAATATTTACAAGCAgtaataatactactaataaacATTATGTGTAATTGAAGTCATGCTTAACACAATTGTAACAAAatgagagatatatatatatatatacacacacacatatacacacatacacaacaataaaatcactaataataataaacatgtatgaacaataaaaatgttatctGCTGCACTGCTCCAAAACCAGGCCGGAAATCCTGAAAAAGAATCAGAGGTTCAATCAGACCAAatctccatgtgtgtgtgtgtgggtgcaagaagatttaattaaatgtgtgttttataacatGTGTTATGTGCATTGTGTGGAGTTAAATCTATATCAAATTTTTCTTCAAAAACTACCTCACGTAAGTTGGtcaaaaaatactgaaatgtcCTGGTGATGTCATCAAGGTGGGGAACAACTCCAGGTCCTGCAAAACAATCCAAATGAAACACATATTAGAACTGAAATAGACaataaagagaagaaaattAATAGCGCCGAGGTCGCTTGGCTGGCGAAGCCCCAGCAGAGACCAGGGAGTGATACAGCTCCCCCATGAGGCAAGGATGATCCATCTGGACGGTCTTCCATCCAGGTGTCCTCAAGACGTCTGAAAAATGgctaaaagagaaaaggagataAAGCATCTTTTGATTATTAAAGATTCACACAATACCATCCATCTTCTGAAAGTAAGAAACCGCCCAGATTAAATGAGCTGTGGGAGCGTCACCCACCTGTTGATGAAGGTGATGGCCTCTTCCTTCAACTCCGGGGTCAAGTGGAGGTCAGCGATGATGAGGATCTCGGCAGCGTTCTCCACCGTGAGACTCCTGCACAGAACTTCCTCACACATCCTCTTCAGTCGGTCCAGGAGATACTGGGAGAGCGAAAAAGAGCATCTCAGATCCTGCTGAGTAAGTGTGTGCTGAGTTtgcattactgtgtgtgtgtgtgtgtgtgtgtgtgtgtgtgtgtgtgagcattagctaccatgtctgctgctaCTAGCAGATCGGCGGCCATGTCCTGTATGTTGGGTGCTTTGCCGCTGTAAATGAAGGTCACCAGCTCTCTCAGGACCTCCGGTTCCACCCCCTGGATCTCCACGCGGTTCTAGAGGAGAAAGCAGAGCTGAGTTGAATTTGGTTCTGAACACTGACAGTAAGAGAGAAGTCAGAGTTTGGACTGTGTCTGTTAAACCACAAAGAATGAAGATTACAAATCTTTCTTTTCTGCTGTAACGTGAAACATATTGGGGATTACAGGTCAAGGGCTACGTTTTAGGACAGAGACTTACGGTCTGGCGCTCCTTCATGTCATGTGTGAACATGGCCCTGAAGACTGGACAGCgagctgcagaaggagaaaaaaaaaaggaacaacgtTAGATCGCCAGAAGATCACCACTTCCACCAATCACTGTTGCCGTTTGTGCACATGTGAGTGTGGTACCTGCTaggatggctttgtgggcctgGAACTCCTGTCCCCCCACAACCAGAGAGCAGTCTGGGAGCAGGGACTGGTCCCACAGGTTCCCGAGCTCATCAGCCATCCTGCACTCGGGCACCTTCACCTGCTGACGCTGGGTGTTCTCCGGTGGGAGCAACACGTGAATCTACAACAAGCCAACACAGCGGTTACTACACTTTACTCAgctacaacatccacacacacaagtaacGCTGTCAGCGTCCAATAGGAGACGCTGTTACTGACACGTCTAATGTGTTCAGTGTTGTTATGTAGACAGAACATACTTCACAGGTCACTGTCAGGGTGTCGTCCCGGAGAATTCCCGCTTCCTCGTCCATGATGTCTTCCCGTCTGGCGAAGGTGTCGAATCCAAGGACATTCCGGTCCCTCATGGTGTGGACTTTAATCTCTgcagaacaaaagcacacaaataggCCGTGTGAGTTCAGAAagtgagagaacacacacacacacacacacacacacagttacactgtTTTGTATCTCCAGGCGGACTCACCTCCGGATATGGCCTCTTCTCCATCGCTGTTGAGAATGACCATCCTGCCCTTAGCACGGATACCTGTCTGTGGACCACTGTCCAGCTGGAAGTAGAGAGACAGGTACCCTTCGTAGTGGCTTACGCCATTCGTGTACAAGAGCAGGGACCTGAGAAGACAGAGATCAAAGAAATGCAGTGTAAGAAAGACGCCGCCATTCAGAGCAACAGCAGCCAGAGTCTCGAGCAGAAGTCCAGCACTGAGATCTTTCATGGATGCCACACCTACCATTTCAACTCTTCACTGGCATTGGTGAAGGAGCTGCTCCTCACAACAGCTTCGGCAAAGCTGAACTTTGTGATGGTCCAGGTCAGTGAAAACTTTTCAGTTTTGCACTGTGTGTAGCAGCGGACGCTGGACATCTCTGCTGCTGAATCAGGAATCTTCTCCTCGCTGATGAATTCCTCTTCTCTGATGACTCTCTCTTCACTCTGGAACCTCTTCTTCTCCAACAACTGCAGTCTTTTGGATTCTCAGAAATCTCTAATTGAGAGAATAAAGAGACATAATTGAATATTTGCACAGGACCTTATTAGCAATATATTTGTCCTGATATTTCAGTGCTAACAAGTGTccaacatctcaacatgcagcCAGACAGGGAGAGAACCACGTGACTAAAGAACAGAAAGATGAAATTGTGGTGAAATTACATCTACAAATGCTGAATTTACCTTCCTGGGCAGTAAAAGTACacgggcaaacacagcaaactacAGTCACACAACCAGACTACGAAGTGTGAATAATTTGGTTCCATGTGCTACTCGCTGTGTTATTGGTCACTACACGGAGTACCTTCACCTCGTTTTTCAATTACTGAAGCTGCCAAACATGGAAATTACCCGCAAATGTGCAGAAATACGACCAATAAATACGGCGTTTGAATATTCGTATCAGAGTCTTTAACATGATGTCGGGACGATAAGCGGCGCTGCTGCAGTTTGTCGTCTGTATTTTATCTAGAAatcatgttgccagatcagaaagcAGCTGCTCCACCGCCGACAACTTGACTTTTTAGTTACTCACCAACTCGCTGCTACTCAGATTCTCTGTCCTCGCAGCTCtgactgttcattttaaatcctgCATGTTGTGATAAACTCCGTTACCATGACAATGACGTACTTTTCCCGACGCGACGTGCAGcataaaatgtgcttttaaaaaatgcaactgtAAATGAAGCGGTGAAATActaaaaacagtaataaataaactttttgtaAAGTGAAGTTTTGCTGCTCTTTTAACTATTACAACTCAGTGAGACAGGACGTGTGTGAGTGCTGGACAAGGTAGAAGCTGATCAGATGTGTGTGATAATTAACCCTCGTCATATCCCTCGGCTGCTATACACCTTTTGTCCTCTAGGGGCAAAAATCACCCCGTCTGGTTTACTAATTTAAGAAAATAAAGTTGTTGCTTCACATAATTCTGTATTATGACTTTAATATCAACTTCATTCAAGCACATTGATGCAATTTCTTTATTGTATAACTCATTAACATGCATATTTACCTtgtttattagaaaaaaaacaatacaattataaattattctgattttcttaaaattatttgaataaaatcatCAATTATTCTGACTAAAGTCAACAGTCAGAGTAAAGTGTGTTGATAAGAAAGCGAAGATAAAAtgaatctttattgtcattgcacaatcagtCTTAGTACAATTGCACAATGAGATTGGATTTTCCAGAATTTGcaatataaaaatctaaaagctgtacaatataaaaatgtacaagaaGTGGACGAGTTGTTGAGTGTTCTTCACAACCGCTGAGCTCTATTGGAGGTCTGCATATCATAAGCAATCTGGCGGTGATTGGTGTGTTGGAAAAAACCTGTCAAGtccaaatttattaaaataaatcacagagcAATTAGAAATAGTTCAAATTGTGAGGTCACTACAGAAATGTAACTTAATGCTGCCCACACATGGCATGATGTGAGGTGTCACCAGTTGTCACCCAAGCTCCATCATGAacagcctcctcctcctgtaCTTCCAGGCCGGTCTCAGACCACTGAATAATGGAGATACTCTGAGAatgttgtaaaatataaaagaaataaagacacc
Above is a genomic segment from Denticeps clupeoides chromosome 8, fDenClu1.1, whole genome shotgun sequence containing:
- the LOC114795635 gene encoding speckle-type POZ protein-like; amino-acid sequence: MSSVRCYTQCKTEKFSLTWTITKFSFAEAVVRSSSFTNASEELKWSLLLYTNGVSHYEGYLSLYFQLDSGPQTGIRAKGRMVILNSDGEEAISGEIKVHTMRDRNVLGFDTFARREDIMDEEAGILRDDTLTVTCEIHVLLPPENTQRQQVKVPECRMADELGNLWDQSLLPDCSLVVGGQEFQAHKAILAARCPVFRAMFTHDMKERQTNRVEIQGVEPEVLRELVTFIYSGKAPNIQDMAADLLVAADMYLLDRLKRMCEEVLCRSLTVENAAEILIIADLHLTPELKEEAITFINSHFSDVLRTPGWKTVQMDHPCLMGELYHSLVSAGASPAKRPRRY